From the genome of Sulfurimonas sp., one region includes:
- a CDS encoding nucleotidyltransferase family protein has protein sequence MKALLLAAGLGTRLSPITDHIPKCLVPINGKPLLEYWLDNLTKAGIKEFFINTSYLHEQVEDFVSKSKYKDYITLVYEKELLNTGGTLLSLKEFFKTEAFMVVHADNLSFCNFQSFINSHRQRQKECEITMMLFHSDNPKSCGIVELDSFGIVQKFHEKVENPPSDLANGAVYICEPSIFEFLYSLNKKEIDFSNDVLPNYMGRINTFLNDVYHRDIGTIESYALAQIEYLGIKHPFK, from the coding sequence ATGAAAGCTTTATTATTAGCAGCAGGATTAGGTACTAGACTTTCTCCTATTACTGATCATATTCCAAAATGTTTAGTTCCTATAAACGGTAAACCTTTATTAGAATATTGGCTAGATAACTTAACTAAAGCAGGTATCAAAGAGTTTTTCATAAATACTTCATATCTACATGAACAAGTTGAAGACTTTGTATCTAAATCGAAATATAAAGACTATATCACACTGGTATACGAAAAAGAACTTTTAAATACCGGTGGAACTCTTTTATCGCTTAAAGAGTTTTTTAAAACAGAAGCTTTTATGGTTGTTCATGCAGATAACTTGTCATTTTGTAACTTTCAGTCGTTTATAAATAGCCACAGACAACGTCAAAAAGAATGTGAGATAACTATGATGCTTTTCCATAGTGATAATCCAAAAAGTTGTGGAATCGTTGAACTTGATAGCTTCGGTATAGTCCAAAAGTTTCATGAAAAAGTAGAAAACCCTCCATCAGATTTAGCAAATGGAGCTGTATATATTTGTGAACCTAGTATATTTGAGTTTTTATACTCTTTAAACAAAAAAGAGATTGACTTTAGTAACGATGTATTGCCAAATTATATGGGAAGAATAAATACATTTTTAAACGATGTATATCATAGAGATATTGGTACTATAGAGAGTTATGCGTTAGCTCAAATAGAGTATCTGGGGATAAAACACCCTTTTAAGTAA
- a CDS encoding 6-hydroxymethylpterin diphosphokinase MptE-like protein — protein sequence MQEIESLAIQNYQDNMLYFEKHHQPLYNRLLALETLLDEGRYPQKYDLEYKDGYFDIVELNSGNHLYNENSEKFSNNLANKVTYKKNDHTFISLRKIRFEPVALEALKKENNAYAQYSTTAFLTEYYYNNTDYEMSMKKLDKFIFIGTGLGMHIEKIIKKFDLQVVLIIEDDIELFRLSLFTTNYAKKLNNIFAFFSISETKNEFHTTFNDFYFKAFFKNQYIKFNMFSSAYEHKIDEIRSMLISRPEATYSHERLIVKHKRIIDSLTSHYKYLDITKKENESYFADKPWLVVGAGPSLHKNTDWLVENQDKFIIIAAFTALKTLQRVGVKPDIAVQIDENDFTTDKMLKSIENFDFLDSSVLIFSGSVSKLLFNQFDKEKIYLHEDRTKYKLNRSTLTVASVGETIYSLSLIFNVANIYLLGLDLALGDNGKTHSDDHFMAKTLDQKAEEENDQFQLDNIIKVKGNFRDTVETTNLFAASIPVINRKTQLFKTQNQNIYNLCDGALFENITPLKFNDINIDKKLDKSSMYEELKQIFDKYSTTSLIGTELDAIECRGTQIKDYYNYLTEFENSPHANPDLFLASYIKFASMIVSHKCELELKEIMVIFFLRTSSYIDDFLNTKEIKNHKKYIKKFKTYFIEGTRNILDTFSNDFNRLKNSLEETKE from the coding sequence ATGCAGGAAATAGAATCATTAGCTATACAAAACTATCAAGACAATATGTTGTATTTTGAAAAACATCATCAACCTTTATACAATAGACTTTTAGCCTTAGAGACTCTCTTAGATGAAGGAAGATATCCCCAAAAATATGATCTTGAATATAAAGATGGCTATTTTGATATTGTTGAATTAAACTCAGGAAATCACCTTTACAATGAAAATTCTGAAAAATTTTCAAATAATCTTGCCAATAAAGTAACATACAAAAAAAATGACCATACTTTTATTTCACTTAGAAAGATAAGATTTGAACCTGTAGCATTAGAAGCGTTAAAAAAAGAAAATAATGCATATGCCCAATACTCTACTACTGCATTTTTAACTGAGTATTACTACAATAATACAGATTATGAAATGAGTATGAAAAAGCTAGATAAATTTATCTTTATAGGTACCGGACTTGGTATGCATATAGAAAAAATAATCAAAAAGTTTGATCTACAAGTAGTGTTAATTATAGAAGATGACATTGAACTATTTAGACTCTCTCTTTTTACAACAAACTATGCAAAAAAATTAAACAATATATTTGCTTTCTTCTCAATTAGCGAGACAAAAAATGAGTTTCATACTACTTTTAACGACTTTTATTTTAAAGCTTTTTTCAAAAACCAATATATTAAATTTAATATGTTTTCATCAGCATACGAACATAAAATTGATGAAATTAGAAGTATGCTTATATCTAGACCTGAAGCTACTTATTCACATGAAAGACTTATCGTAAAACATAAAAGAATTATAGACAGTCTAACAAGTCACTACAAATATCTGGATATTACCAAAAAAGAAAATGAAAGCTACTTTGCTGATAAACCATGGTTGGTTGTTGGAGCCGGTCCATCACTTCACAAAAACACTGACTGGCTTGTAGAAAACCAAGATAAGTTTATAATAATAGCTGCTTTTACTGCCTTAAAAACTCTCCAAAGAGTCGGTGTAAAACCCGATATTGCTGTTCAAATCGATGAAAATGATTTTACCACCGATAAAATGCTAAAAAGTATTGAGAACTTTGATTTTTTAGATAGTTCCGTATTGATTTTTAGTGGTTCTGTTTCAAAACTGCTTTTTAATCAGTTTGATAAAGAAAAGATATACCTTCATGAAGACAGAACAAAGTATAAACTTAATAGAAGTACACTTACTGTTGCAAGTGTTGGAGAAACAATATATTCATTATCTTTAATTTTTAATGTAGCAAATATATATCTATTAGGTCTAGATTTAGCCCTAGGTGACAATGGAAAAACTCACTCGGATGATCACTTTATGGCAAAAACTTTAGATCAAAAAGCCGAAGAAGAAAATGATCAATTTCAACTGGACAATATCATAAAAGTTAAAGGTAATTTTAGAGATACAGTAGAAACGACTAACCTATTTGCTGCATCTATTCCAGTAATAAATAGAAAAACACAACTTTTTAAAACTCAAAATCAAAATATTTACAACCTTTGTGATGGTGCTCTATTTGAGAATATTACACCGCTAAAATTTAACGATATTAATATAGATAAAAAGTTAGACAAGTCATCTATGTATGAAGAGTTGAAACAAATATTTGACAAATACTCTACTACTTCACTTATAGGAACGGAATTAGATGCAATAGAGTGTAGAGGAACACAGATTAAAGATTATTACAATTATCTAACAGAGTTTGAAAATTCTCCACATGCTAACCCAGATCTATTTTTAGCTTCATACATAAAATTTGCTTCTATGATAGTTAGTCATAAATGTGAATTAGAGTTAAAAGAAATAATGGTTATATTTTTCCTAAGAACATCTTCTTATATTGATGATTTTTTAAATACCAAAGAGATTAAAAACCACAAAAAATATATTAAGAAGTTTAAAACTTACTTTATTGAAGGTACTAGAAATATTTTAGATACGTTTTCGAATGACTTTAACAGACTAAAAAATTCACTTGAAGAAACTAAAGAGTAA
- a CDS encoding flagellin has protein sequence DDASGMAIADTLRQQAQGLGQAIMNANDAIGVTQTADGALDEYTKIIDIVRTKAIQAASDGQTLDSRKKIQEDIDRLLEEAQNIAASTSFNGQTLLNGAFQNKSFHIGAYSGETVKLSIGDAQLDNVAEFSFLETTVGFGGATGGSANFSASLSVSVLNQDGTTASVSVQTSFASGSHKAYEITQALVDDFNAAAQTAGADVRASIYEDVDSTAGTAQYGIRLSSSGDLTGVGLFDGNLTDGLTTAIAGNTAAGLDNNLSTLDVTTRQAAEKAIIIADYALKDVDGTRADIGSVQNQLESTIRNISVTQVNVKAAESQIRDVDFAAESANFAKHNILAQSGSYAMSQANAVQQNVLQLLQ, from the coding sequence AGATGATGCTTCAGGTATGGCAATTGCCGATACACTTCGCCAACAAGCGCAGGGTCTTGGACAAGCTATTATGAATGCAAATGATGCTATTGGTGTTACACAGACTGCGGATGGTGCATTAGATGAGTATACTAAAATTATTGATATTGTAAGAACTAAAGCAATTCAAGCAGCGTCTGATGGTCAAACACTAGATAGTCGTAAAAAAATTCAAGAAGATATTGATAGATTACTAGAGGAAGCGCAGAATATTGCAGCCAGTACATCGTTTAATGGTCAAACACTATTAAATGGTGCATTCCAAAATAAATCTTTCCATATCGGTGCATATTCAGGTGAGACAGTAAAATTATCAATCGGTGATGCACAGCTTGATAATGTTGCAGAGTTCTCTTTCTTAGAAACAACAGTTGGTTTCGGTGGTGCAACTGGTGGTTCTGCTAACTTCTCAGCAAGTTTAAGTGTTAGTGTACTTAATCAAGATGGAACTACTGCTAGTGTAAGTGTTCAAACATCTTTCGCATCTGGTTCACATAAAGCTTATGAAATTACTCAAGCTTTAGTTGATGACTTTAATGCTGCTGCTCAGACAGCTGGTGCTGATGTAAGAGCTAGTATCTATGAAGATGTTGATTCAACTGCAGGTACTGCACAATACGGTATCCGTTTAAGTTCATCTGGTGATTTAACTGGTGTTGGTCTATTCGATGGTAACTTAACTGATGGTTTAACAACTGCAATTGCAGGAAATACAGCAGCAGGATTAGATAACAACTTATCAACTTTAGATGTTACAACTAGACAAGCGGCTGAGAAAGCTATTATAATTGCCGATTATGCTCTTAAAGATGTAGATGGTACACGTGCAGACATTGGTTCTGTTCAAAACCAACTAGAATCTACTATACGTAATATTAGTGTTACTCAGGTGAATGTTAAAGCCGCGGAATCTCAAATCCGTGATGTTGACTTTGCTGCAGAGAGTGCAAACTTTGCAAAACATAATATTTTGGCTCAGTCTGGTTCATATGCAATGAGTCAAGCTAATGCTGTTCAACAAAACGTACTACAATTACTTCAGTAA
- a CDS encoding PfkB family carbohydrate kinase produces MKKVFVSGDFNILHPGHLRLLKFAKESGDFLSVGINADNVNNVSIPQEVRLESINATSYVDEAFILEDNAVEYIKKNRPDIVVKGKEFSDKYNPELDTINSYGGKLLFTSGEIGFASLDLLNEEFQLPTSKTKHNSAFINRHNLDMEDLKSILERFSNLKVLVIGDTIIDEYITCEPLGMSQEDPTIVVSPLASKKFIGGAAIVASHASSLGADVSFFSVIGNDSTYEYVDNNLKELGIKTYLYQDSTRPTTLKQRYRASSKTLLRVNHLKQHSIDKGIEEKIINDIEKAIKDIDLIIFSDFSYGVLTQTLVERVSKLGKDHNTFIVADSQSSSQIGDISKFKNVDLVTPTEREIRLALNDFESGLVVLSKKLSDKTSTKYIFTTLGAEGVMIYNTNQGDLLTDNISALGSIVKDVSGAGDSLLTCSSMALAVGSNIWQAAYLGSLASAVQISRVGNIPINKEEIINELMLQ; encoded by the coding sequence ATGAAAAAAGTTTTTGTAAGCGGTGATTTTAATATTTTACATCCGGGACACCTTAGGCTGCTAAAATTTGCCAAAGAAAGCGGTGATTTCCTAAGTGTTGGGATAAATGCGGATAATGTAAACAACGTCAGTATTCCTCAAGAAGTGAGATTAGAGTCAATAAATGCGACAAGCTATGTAGATGAAGCTTTTATTTTAGAAGATAATGCTGTTGAATATATCAAGAAAAATAGACCAGATATTGTCGTTAAAGGAAAAGAGTTTTCAGACAAATACAATCCGGAGCTTGATACAATAAATTCATATGGCGGAAAACTGCTATTTACCTCTGGAGAGATAGGATTTGCTTCTCTTGATCTTTTAAATGAAGAGTTTCAACTACCTACAAGCAAGACAAAGCACAATAGCGCATTTATAAACAGACATAACCTTGATATGGAAGACTTAAAGTCTATCCTGGAAAGGTTTTCAAACTTAAAAGTTTTAGTTATTGGTGATACGATTATAGATGAATATATAACTTGTGAACCGCTAGGTATGAGCCAGGAAGATCCTACAATAGTTGTTTCACCGCTTGCAAGTAAAAAATTTATAGGCGGCGCTGCTATAGTTGCAAGTCATGCATCTTCTTTAGGAGCTGATGTTAGTTTTTTCTCAGTAATAGGAAATGATTCAACATATGAATATGTGGATAATAATTTAAAAGAACTTGGCATAAAAACATATCTATATCAAGACTCGACAAGACCTACTACTTTAAAACAAAGATATAGAGCTAGTTCAAAAACACTACTTAGAGTAAACCATTTAAAACAACACTCAATTGATAAAGGGATTGAAGAGAAGATAATAAACGATATTGAAAAAGCCATAAAAGATATTGATCTTATTATATTCTCAGATTTCAGCTATGGAGTGCTTACTCAAACACTTGTTGAACGTGTTTCTAAGCTTGGTAAAGATCACAATACATTTATAGTTGCAGACTCTCAAAGTTCATCTCAAATCGGTGATATATCAAAGTTTAAAAATGTAGATCTCGTAACACCTACAGAGAGAGAAATAAGACTCGCTCTAAATGATTTTGAATCAGGTTTAGTAGTACTCTCAAAAAAACTATCCGATAAAACATCAACTAAATATATATTTACAACTTTGGGTGCAGAAGGTGTAATGATCTATAACACTAATCAAGGCGATCTGCTAACTGACAATATCAGTGCACTAGGTAGTATTGTAAAAGATGTAAGTGGTGCAGGAGATTCACTTCTGACATGTTCCTCAATGGCACTAGCAGTTGGATCAAATATTTGGCAGGCAGCATATCTTGGTTCTTTAGCTTCAGCTGTACAAATTAGCAGGGTTGGAAATATTCCTATAAATAAAGAAGAAATCATAAATGAGTTGATGTTGCAATGA